One Dehalococcoidia bacterium genomic window carries:
- a CDS encoding NADH-quinone oxidoreductase subunit D gives MAAEPQAIGIERELETIDLNINIGPQHPATHGVFRMVLTVDGELVKDVIPHIGYMHRGAEKLSEYMDYRQAIGFQDRTEYLAQFNAELAYVQAVEKLAGLEPPERAQYIRVILAELNRISSHFMFLGAFGTDLGVFGTSFTYAFREREFILDLFEEVSGDRLMYAYFRPGGVAWDVPHDFKDSVRALCRRIIKYGHADMDRLLTDNELFIARTRGIGKISVEDAINYGCTGPVLRASGLKWDLRKDQPYSIYDRFDFDIPVGTNGDSYDRYLVRLEEIRQSVRIIEQAVDQMPDEGPIMPARVPRALRPAPGEIYMPNEAPRGEYGVYIVSRGATQPYRLRIRSSSFCNLCALKHMTVGHYVADAVTILGSLDIVLCEVDR, from the coding sequence ATGGCCGCCGAGCCTCAGGCCATCGGTATCGAACGCGAGCTCGAGACGATCGACCTCAACATCAACATCGGGCCGCAGCATCCCGCGACGCATGGTGTGTTCCGGATGGTGCTGACGGTCGACGGCGAACTGGTCAAGGACGTCATCCCTCACATCGGCTACATGCACCGGGGTGCTGAGAAGCTCTCCGAGTACATGGATTACCGCCAGGCTATCGGCTTCCAGGACCGCACGGAGTACCTGGCGCAGTTCAATGCCGAGCTCGCCTACGTCCAGGCGGTCGAAAAGCTCGCGGGGCTGGAGCCGCCAGAGCGGGCGCAATACATCCGCGTGATCCTGGCGGAGCTTAACCGCATCTCCAGTCACTTCATGTTCTTGGGCGCCTTCGGCACCGACCTCGGCGTCTTTGGCACCTCCTTCACCTACGCCTTCCGCGAGCGCGAGTTCATCCTCGACCTCTTCGAAGAGGTCTCGGGTGACCGGCTGATGTACGCCTACTTCCGGCCCGGCGGTGTCGCCTGGGACGTGCCGCACGACTTCAAAGACAGCGTGCGGGCACTCTGCCGGCGGATTATCAAGTACGGCCACGCGGACATGGACAGACTCCTGACGGACAACGAGCTGTTCATCGCCAGGACGCGTGGGATCGGCAAGATCAGCGTCGAGGACGCGATCAACTACGGTTGTACCGGCCCGGTGCTGCGCGCCAGCGGCTTGAAATGGGACCTGCGGAAGGACCAGCCCTACTCTATCTACGACCGCTTCGATTTCGACATCCCCGTCGGCACGAACGGTGACTCTTACGACCGTTACCTCGTGCGCTTGGAGGAGATACGGCAGTCGGTGCGCATCATCGAGCAGGCCGTGGACCAGATGCCGGACGAGGGCCCGATCATGCCGGCGCGCGTGCCGCGCGCCCTGCGCCCTGCTCCGGGCGAAATCTACATGCCGAACGAGGCTCCCCGCGGCGAGTACGGCGTCTACATCGTCTCCCGCGGCGCGACGCAGCCCTACAGACTGCGGATCCGCTCGTC
- a CDS encoding NADH-quinone oxidoreductase subunit C encodes MPEDRRALRDAPIVAPEPGTIWDTFAAALPGVEITATKGPADVILIVDRKDAHRVLETAKTDPRLKMDFLRNLCGVDYEEQGLEVVYHLWSYEHRHSVTVRAKVPADDPRIPTATDLWQAADWHERECRDMFGIVFEGHPNLVPLLLPEDMLDHYPLRKENPLAPLEEWQGEVLGEDMAKAGHIPPGSGFEVTPEEVEE; translated from the coding sequence GTGCCTGAGGACCGACGAGCCCTCCGCGACGCGCCGATCGTGGCGCCCGAACCGGGCACCATCTGGGACACATTCGCCGCTGCCCTCCCTGGCGTCGAGATCACGGCCACGAAGGGCCCGGCCGATGTGATCCTCATCGTGGACCGCAAGGACGCGCACCGCGTCCTGGAGACGGCGAAGACCGACCCGCGCCTGAAGATGGACTTTTTGCGTAACCTCTGCGGCGTGGACTACGAGGAGCAGGGTCTGGAGGTGGTCTACCACCTCTGGTCCTACGAGCACCGCCACAGCGTCACGGTGCGCGCCAAGGTGCCCGCTGACGACCCCCGCATCCCCACCGCTACCGACCTGTGGCAGGCGGCGGACTGGCACGAGCGCGAGTGCCGCGACATGTTCGGCATTGTCTTCGAAGGCCATCCGAACCTCGTGCCGCTGCTCCTGCCCGAGGACATGCTCGACCACTACCCGCTGCGCAAGGAGAACCCGCTAGCGCCGCTGGAAGAGTGGCAGGGTGAGGTGTTGGGCGAAGACATGGCCAAGGCCGGGCACATCCCGCCCGGGTCTGGCTTCGAGGTCACGCCCGAGGAGGTCGAGGAGTAA